A single region of the Rhodococcus sp. W8901 genome encodes:
- a CDS encoding TetR/AcrR family transcriptional regulator, with amino-acid sequence MHFESTRRRLSERQADTVDRLTASAVAVLHEEGFAGLTVRAVASRAGVAPATAYTYFSSKEHLVAEVFWRRLAQAPEPDPVDGGRIDRVVAVLRGIALLMVDEPALAGAVTSALLGRDPDVEHLRTRIGIEIRRRLGDALGPGPDPDLVETLELLYSGALVHAGMGYGSYQRLADRLETSVKLILE; translated from the coding sequence GTGCACTTCGAATCGACACGCCGTCGCCTCAGTGAACGGCAGGCCGACACGGTCGACCGCCTCACCGCGTCGGCGGTCGCGGTGCTGCACGAGGAGGGGTTCGCGGGACTCACGGTCCGCGCGGTGGCGTCGAGGGCCGGGGTGGCGCCGGCCACGGCCTACACGTACTTCTCCTCCAAGGAACATCTTGTCGCAGAGGTGTTCTGGCGGCGTTTGGCGCAGGCGCCGGAGCCCGACCCGGTCGACGGCGGTCGCATCGATCGGGTCGTCGCGGTGCTGCGCGGGATCGCACTGCTGATGGTCGACGAACCCGCACTGGCCGGCGCCGTGACCAGCGCGCTGCTCGGCCGGGACCCGGACGTGGAACATCTGCGGACCCGTATCGGAATCGAGATCCGTCGGCGCCTCGGCGACGCCCTCGGTCCGGGTCCCGATCCCGATCTGGTGGAGACGCTCGAACTTCTCTACTCGGGGGCGCTCGTGCACGCCGGCATGGGATACGGCTCCTACCAACGACTTGCCGATCGACTCGAAACTTCCGTCAAGCTGATCCTGGAGTGA
- a CDS encoding cytochrome P450 → MTTASTSGASLDPVTFNPYDYDFHNDPYRVYARLRDEHPLYRNVDMSFWALSRHADVMAGFRDSKRLSSANGVSLDPAAYGPHAHRTMSFLAMDDPRHMRMRQLVSRGFTPRRVAELEGRITELTRQYLEPALDAGEFDWISEFAGKLPMDVISELMGVPESDRAELRRLADLVVHREDGVLDIPPAAFESSIKLITYYVEMLGQRRRNRADDLTSALIDAEIDGDKLTDEEIIGFMFLMVVAGNETTTKLLGNALYWGARHPDQAAAVLRDRALAPQWVEETLRYDTSSQILARTAAVDLEFHGQTIPAGDRVLLLVGSANRDSRAFEDADEFRISRDSSNKLASFGSGTHFCLGAHLARLEANIALAKFADRVEEFEIDESRSVRVHSTNVRGFASLPTKVKVRSA, encoded by the coding sequence ATGACCACAGCGTCCACATCCGGGGCGTCACTCGACCCCGTGACGTTCAACCCGTACGACTACGACTTCCACAACGACCCGTATCGGGTCTACGCGCGACTGCGGGACGAGCACCCGCTGTACCGCAACGTCGACATGTCCTTCTGGGCGCTGTCGCGCCACGCGGATGTGATGGCCGGTTTCCGTGACAGCAAACGTCTTTCGAGCGCGAACGGTGTCTCGCTGGACCCGGCCGCGTACGGGCCGCACGCGCACCGGACGATGTCGTTCCTCGCCATGGACGATCCGCGGCACATGCGGATGCGTCAGCTGGTCTCGCGTGGGTTCACACCGCGGCGTGTCGCCGAACTCGAGGGCCGGATAACGGAACTCACGCGCCAGTACCTCGAGCCCGCGCTCGATGCGGGGGAGTTCGACTGGATCTCCGAGTTCGCCGGCAAGCTACCGATGGACGTGATCTCGGAACTGATGGGCGTGCCGGAATCGGACCGCGCGGAACTGCGCCGGCTCGCCGACCTGGTCGTCCATCGCGAGGACGGCGTCCTCGACATCCCGCCCGCCGCGTTCGAGTCGTCGATCAAGCTGATCACCTACTACGTCGAGATGCTCGGGCAGCGGCGGCGGAACCGGGCCGACGACCTCACGTCGGCGCTCATCGACGCGGAGATCGACGGCGACAAGCTCACCGACGAGGAGATCATCGGGTTCATGTTCCTCATGGTGGTCGCCGGCAACGAGACCACCACCAAGCTCCTCGGCAACGCGCTGTACTGGGGTGCACGTCATCCGGACCAGGCGGCGGCGGTGCTGCGCGACCGCGCCCTCGCCCCGCAGTGGGTCGAGGAGACGCTGCGTTACGACACGTCGAGCCAGATCCTCGCGCGCACTGCGGCCGTCGACCTCGAGTTCCACGGGCAGACCATCCCGGCGGGCGACCGTGTTCTGCTGCTCGTCGGATCCGCCAATCGGGACTCCCGGGCGTTCGAGGACGCCGACGAGTTCCGCATCTCCCGGGACAGCAGCAACAAGCTCGCCAGCTTCGGCAGCGGCACCCATTTCTGCCTGGGCGCGCATCTCGCGCGGCTCGAGGCCAACATCGCCCTGGCGAAGTTCGCCGACCGTGTCGAGGAGTTCGAGATCGACGAGTCCCGTTCGGTACGAGTCCATTCCACCAATGTTCGAGGATTTGCCTCTCTCCCCACGAAAGTGAAGGTGCGCAGTGCCTAG
- a CDS encoding SDR family oxidoreductase — translation MPRFEPHPERRPALIAGASSGIGTATAYALAELGHPVALGARRTEQCEEIADKIRSNGDEAVALHLDVTDTASVDRFVTGAEERLGPAEIVLSGAGDLVFSEAHEMDPDSFLAQVNVHLVGAQRLVNRVLPGMIERRRGDFVLIGSDCADMPRPGMGAYNAAKTGLEAMGRQMRMELEGTGVRASIVRPGPTLTGMGMDSTPEVVGPMLEAWSKWGFARHPYFLRASDIAAAVVAVVSTPRGAHMVLVEVQPEAPLRKDDQ, via the coding sequence GTGCCTAGATTCGAACCCCATCCGGAACGGCGACCGGCGTTGATAGCCGGCGCATCGTCGGGCATCGGGACCGCAACCGCCTACGCCCTCGCCGAACTCGGCCATCCGGTGGCGCTCGGTGCCCGCCGAACCGAACAGTGCGAGGAGATCGCGGACAAGATCCGAAGCAACGGTGACGAGGCGGTCGCGCTGCACCTCGACGTCACCGACACCGCCTCGGTGGACCGATTCGTCACCGGCGCCGAGGAGCGACTGGGCCCCGCCGAGATCGTGCTCTCCGGCGCCGGCGACCTGGTGTTCTCGGAGGCCCACGAGATGGATCCCGACAGCTTCCTCGCGCAGGTGAACGTCCACCTCGTCGGCGCCCAGCGGCTGGTCAACCGTGTGCTGCCGGGGATGATCGAGCGCCGTCGCGGCGACTTCGTCCTCATCGGATCCGACTGCGCCGACATGCCGCGGCCGGGGATGGGCGCCTACAACGCCGCCAAGACCGGGCTCGAAGCGATGGGGCGGCAGATGCGAATGGAACTCGAGGGCACCGGGGTTCGCGCCTCGATCGTGCGACCCGGACCGACCCTGACCGGGATGGGCATGGACTCCACCCCCGAGGTCGTCGGGCCGATGCTCGAGGCCTGGTCCAAGTGGGGCTTCGCCCGCCACCCCTACTTCCTGCGGGCGTCGGACATCGCGGCGGCCGTCGTCGCCGTCGTGTCGACCCCGCGCGGTGCCCACATGGTGCTCGTCGAGGTCCAGCCCGAGGCGCCCCTGCGGAAGGACGACCAATGA
- a CDS encoding cytochrome P450, which yields MTTIVEPRRVSGGEHEHGHLEELRADPIALMRRVRAECGDVGSFRLADRNVVLLSGAEANEFFFRSSDEELDQQAAYPFMKPIFGEGVVFDASPERRKEMLHNSALRGEQMKGHAATISHEVAHMVEAWDDEGEIDLLEFFAELTIYTSSACLIGKKFRDQLDERFAQLYHELEQGTDAIAFVDPYAPIESFRRRDEARIALVALVQEIMAERIANPPRGKEDRDMLDVLVSIKDENGTERFSADEITGIFISMMFAGHHTTSGTAAWTLIELLRHPDSMQRVTAELDGLYGDGSDITFAGLRQIPILESVLKETLRLHPPLILLLRVARGDFEVAGHRIAEGDLVAATPAISNRIAEDFPNPDVFDPGRYIDPNQEDIVNRWTWIPFGAGRHRCVGAAFALMQLKAIFSILLQDFEFEMAQPADSYRNDHSKMVVQLEQPCRVRYRRRTPGSEG from the coding sequence ATGACCACCATCGTCGAACCCCGGCGCGTGTCCGGGGGCGAACACGAACACGGCCACCTCGAGGAACTGCGCGCCGACCCGATCGCGCTGATGCGCCGGGTGCGTGCGGAATGCGGGGACGTCGGGTCGTTCCGGCTCGCCGACCGCAATGTGGTGCTGCTGTCGGGGGCGGAGGCCAACGAGTTCTTCTTCCGCTCCTCGGACGAGGAGCTGGACCAGCAGGCCGCGTACCCGTTCATGAAACCGATCTTCGGCGAGGGTGTGGTGTTCGACGCCAGCCCGGAACGGCGCAAGGAGATGCTGCACAACTCGGCGCTGCGCGGCGAGCAGATGAAGGGGCACGCCGCGACGATCTCGCACGAGGTCGCCCACATGGTCGAAGCGTGGGACGACGAGGGCGAGATCGACCTGCTCGAATTCTTCGCGGAACTGACCATCTACACGTCGTCGGCGTGCCTGATCGGCAAGAAGTTCCGCGACCAGCTCGACGAACGGTTCGCGCAGCTCTACCACGAGCTCGAGCAGGGCACCGACGCGATCGCCTTCGTCGATCCGTACGCGCCCATCGAGAGCTTCCGTCGCCGCGACGAGGCCCGGATCGCGCTGGTGGCGCTGGTGCAGGAGATCATGGCGGAGCGCATCGCGAATCCTCCACGCGGCAAGGAGGATCGAGACATGCTCGACGTGCTCGTCTCGATCAAGGACGAGAACGGCACCGAGCGGTTCAGCGCCGACGAGATCACCGGCATCTTCATCTCGATGATGTTCGCCGGCCATCACACGACGTCCGGGACCGCGGCATGGACGCTGATCGAACTGCTCCGCCACCCCGACTCCATGCAGAGGGTGACGGCCGAGCTCGACGGTCTGTACGGCGACGGCTCCGACATCACGTTCGCCGGGCTGCGGCAGATCCCGATCCTCGAGTCGGTGCTCAAGGAGACGCTGCGGCTGCACCCGCCGCTGATCCTGCTGCTGCGGGTGGCCCGCGGCGACTTCGAGGTGGCGGGTCATCGCATCGCCGAGGGTGATCTGGTGGCGGCCACGCCGGCGATCTCGAACCGGATCGCGGAGGACTTCCCGAATCCCGACGTGTTCGATCCCGGTCGTTACATCGACCCCAACCAGGAGGACATCGTCAATCGGTGGACCTGGATCCCGTTCGGGGCCGGGCGGCATCGCTGCGTCGGCGCGGCCTTCGCGCTGATGCAGCTGAAGGCGATCTTCTCGATTCTGCTGCAGGACTTCGAGTTCGAGATGGCTCAGCCGGCCGACAGCTACCGCAACGACCACAGCAAGATGGTGGTCCAGCTCGAGCAGCCGTGCCGCGTGCGCTACCGCCGGCGGACGCCGGGAAGCGAGGGGTGA
- a CDS encoding ferredoxin, translating to MRVEVDLDLCQGHAMCELEAPDIFRVPKRGQVEIADGEIPDDMRADVERAVQYCPTAALRLVNQRSAQTTEGD from the coding sequence ATGAGGGTCGAAGTGGATCTGGACCTGTGCCAGGGGCACGCGATGTGCGAGCTCGAGGCGCCCGACATCTTCCGTGTGCCCAAGCGCGGGCAGGTCGAGATCGCCGACGGTGAGATCCCCGACGACATGCGCGCGGACGTCGAACGGGCAGTGCAGTACTGCCCGACGGCCGCGCTCCGGCTCGTGAACCAACGCAGTGCCCAGACCACGGAAGGTGATTGA
- a CDS encoding nuclear transport factor 2 family protein yields MTQFDRAELDEMVQRWIEENKRCEANGDWKPLAQMYTEDATYGWNYGPQQDFMAVGRDEIKELALGQEMLGLEGWQYPYQQFVIDDRTGDVIGLWKQIADRTRDDGSHYQVHGIGGSWFRYGGDFQWAWQRDFFDFGNVSALFVEMITNNALSEGMSARIQRSVSGEKLPGWFPAGQSPVELW; encoded by the coding sequence ATGACCCAGTTCGATCGCGCCGAACTCGACGAGATGGTCCAGCGATGGATCGAGGAGAACAAGCGCTGCGAGGCCAACGGCGATTGGAAGCCGTTGGCGCAGATGTACACCGAGGATGCCACCTACGGCTGGAACTACGGCCCGCAACAGGATTTCATGGCCGTCGGCCGTGACGAGATAAAGGAACTGGCGCTGGGGCAGGAGATGCTCGGACTCGAGGGGTGGCAGTACCCGTACCAGCAGTTCGTGATCGACGACCGCACCGGTGACGTCATCGGACTGTGGAAGCAGATCGCGGATCGGACCCGCGACGACGGCAGCCACTACCAGGTTCACGGCATCGGCGGCAGCTGGTTCCGCTACGGTGGCGACTTCCAGTGGGCGTGGCAACGGGACTTCTTCGACTTCGGCAACGTGTCGGCACTGTTCGTCGAGATGATCACGAACAACGCGCTGTCCGAGGGCATGTCCGCGCGGATCCAGCGGTCGGTCTCGGGGGAGAAGCTGCCGGGGTGGTTCCCTGCCGGCCAGTCACCGGTGGAGCTGTGGTGA
- a CDS encoding acyl-CoA synthetase, with protein MAFNLADLFEHAVDAMPDRIALISGDRELTYRELDQRANRLAHHLLAEGFGAGSHIGIHLHNSLETMESLIAVFKIRAVPVNINYRYTRDELAYVYDNADLEAVIHHRVYAPRIDEVLPTLPRIRHTIVVEDDQGELGLHCRGVEYECALDGRSAERDFDERRSDDLFLMYTGGTTGRPKGVVWHHEDIWRVLGGGIDFYSGEPVVDEYQQSRVGTAGEPMRWFALPPLIHAAAMMPTFTAMFTGNTVVLDPKFDAHRTWKLVEQCNVQVLIIAGDAMGRPLIEAFAESTADVSSLAVVASGAALFSPTIKTAFLDAFPNLLVSDSVGSSETGFGGIGFASKDGPDSGGPRVQPGRASFVVDDKGDRVAPGSPADGWLAKGGHVPVGYYKDPEKSAEIFRVIDGERVVVTGDRAKVEVDGSITLLGRGNMVINTGGEKVFAEEVESVVKAHPDVYDAIVIGVPDERWGHRVAAVVQARDGGAIDFGDVERHARDRLAGYKIPRSIWVADRVERTPSGKPDYRWANTYADAVEPDHRI; from the coding sequence GTGGCCTTCAACCTTGCCGACCTGTTCGAGCACGCCGTCGACGCGATGCCGGACCGGATCGCGCTCATCAGCGGCGACCGTGAGCTCACCTACCGCGAACTGGACCAGCGTGCCAACCGGCTGGCCCATCACCTGCTGGCCGAGGGGTTCGGGGCCGGTTCCCACATCGGCATCCACCTCCACAACTCGTTGGAGACGATGGAGTCGCTGATCGCGGTGTTCAAGATTCGCGCGGTGCCGGTCAACATCAACTACCGCTACACCCGCGACGAACTTGCGTACGTGTACGACAACGCCGATCTGGAGGCGGTGATCCACCACCGGGTGTACGCGCCACGGATCGATGAGGTCCTGCCGACGCTGCCGAGGATTCGGCACACCATCGTCGTCGAGGACGACCAGGGTGAGCTCGGGTTGCACTGTCGCGGTGTGGAGTACGAGTGTGCACTCGACGGACGATCCGCGGAGCGCGACTTCGACGAGCGCCGCAGCGACGACCTGTTCCTGATGTACACCGGAGGGACCACGGGACGGCCGAAGGGCGTCGTGTGGCACCACGAGGACATCTGGCGGGTACTCGGCGGCGGCATCGACTTCTACAGCGGTGAACCGGTCGTCGACGAGTATCAGCAGTCCCGGGTCGGAACGGCCGGAGAGCCGATGCGCTGGTTCGCGCTGCCGCCGTTGATCCACGCGGCCGCGATGATGCCCACGTTCACCGCGATGTTCACCGGCAACACGGTGGTTCTTGATCCCAAGTTCGACGCCCATCGGACGTGGAAACTCGTGGAACAGTGCAACGTTCAGGTTCTCATCATCGCCGGTGACGCGATGGGGCGCCCGCTCATCGAAGCGTTCGCCGAATCGACGGCCGACGTCTCCAGTCTCGCGGTGGTGGCATCGGGCGCAGCGCTCTTCTCGCCGACGATCAAGACAGCGTTCCTCGACGCCTTCCCGAACCTCTTGGTCTCCGACTCCGTCGGATCATCCGAAACAGGTTTCGGCGGTATCGGATTCGCGTCGAAGGACGGTCCGGACAGTGGTGGTCCCCGGGTGCAGCCTGGTCGGGCCTCCTTCGTTGTCGACGACAAGGGCGATCGCGTCGCACCCGGGTCCCCGGCCGACGGGTGGCTGGCCAAGGGCGGCCACGTACCTGTCGGCTACTACAAGGACCCGGAGAAGAGCGCCGAGATCTTCCGTGTCATCGACGGCGAACGGGTGGTCGTTACAGGTGACCGTGCCAAGGTCGAGGTCGATGGCTCGATAACCCTGCTGGGCAGGGGAAACATGGTCATCAACACCGGCGGGGAGAAGGTCTTCGCGGAGGAGGTCGAGAGCGTCGTCAAGGCCCATCCGGACGTGTACGACGCCATCGTGATCGGGGTGCCCGACGAACGTTGGGGCCACCGTGTGGCCGCGGTGGTGCAGGCCCGGGACGGTGGTGCCATCGATTTCGGCGACGTGGAGCGGCACGCGCGCGATCGTTTGGCCGGCTACAAGATTCCGCGCTCGATCTGGGTTGCGGATCGCGTCGAGCGCACACCTAGCGGGAAACCGGACTACCGGTGGGCGAACACGTACGCCGATGCCGTGGAACCCGATCACCGGATCTGA
- a CDS encoding beta strand repeat-containing protein yields MIAATAVGALTIGTPAVGQADPAPGNGVGSSANGGANGGLAGLGSSAGGNGQAGLGSSAGPGGANGGVNAGSAGNLDLNGLTQLVLGSLGNAGGGSSGGGELGIGSLEDAVQLVTELAAGSLGNVDGGSVGDTGSAGGSAESGSTDLNLGSLADLGAGSDSGSTDTGSDAGSVDGGSADVNLGSLGDLALGSLAAPLGSLATGSEGEAGLDLGSLADLGSGSDSGSADSNSSGSGDVDLGSLTDLVLGSLGSGSDSGAGLDLGSLSDLALGSLALPLGSLAAGSEGEAGLDLGSLADLGSGSDSGSADSGSAGGSAGSGSTDLDLGSLADLAAGSTDSGSAGGLDLGSLGELALGSLALPLGSLAAPLGSLAAGSEGEAGLDLGSLADLGAGSADSGSTDSGSADSGSSGSGDLDLGSLAEFALGSLGSGSDSGGSGSGSAGLDLGSLGELALGSLALPFGSLALPVVGSAAALGSTGDSGSAGGIDTGSAGSGSDSGSADSGSSGSSDLDLGSLAELALGSLGSGSDSGSAGSGSADLDLGSLTDLGAGSADSGSSGSGSAGSGSADLDLGSLAELALGSLGSGSDSGSAGSGSAGLDLGSLTDLGAGSADSGSAGGLDLGSLGELALGSLVLPFGSLALPVVGSAAALGSTGDSGSAGGIDSGSAGSGSDSGSVDSGSATGSSGSGDVDLGSLAELALGSLGSGSDSGSAGSGSAGLDLGSLTDLGAGSADSGSAGGLDLGSLGELALGSLVLPFGSLALPVVGSAAALGSTGDSGSAGGIDSGSAGSGSDSGSVDSGSSDSGSSGGISGSGDIDLGSLTDLALGSLDLGSADGGSVAPDSGSEGGSGSAGDAGSSTLGGAGLGSAALGSAVPVLGSAAIGGLTLGSALAGGATIGSVALGSALAGGGTLGSGGAAGTGSGEGSARGEAADSNIQDIVLRATAPGDSFAAQGISAPTAQTEVGVARTGGQISAVPVGGVEAGDKGLADDAPARGALLGTALLLAAAAGTTVAAGRHRRKS; encoded by the coding sequence ATGATCGCCGCAACGGCGGTCGGTGCCTTGACGATCGGAACGCCCGCCGTCGGTCAGGCAGATCCGGCGCCGGGCAACGGCGTCGGAAGCAGTGCCAATGGGGGCGCGAACGGAGGGCTGGCGGGTCTCGGCAGCAGCGCGGGCGGAAACGGCCAGGCCGGACTCGGCAGCAGTGCCGGACCAGGTGGCGCCAACGGCGGCGTGAACGCCGGGAGCGCGGGCAACCTCGACCTCAACGGTCTCACCCAGTTGGTGCTGGGCAGCCTCGGTAACGCCGGCGGCGGCAGCTCCGGCGGCGGTGAACTGGGAATCGGCAGCCTCGAGGACGCCGTGCAACTCGTGACCGAACTCGCGGCCGGCAGCCTCGGCAACGTAGACGGCGGCAGTGTCGGCGACACCGGCAGCGCCGGCGGTAGTGCCGAGAGCGGCAGTACTGACCTGAATCTGGGCAGCCTGGCCGACCTGGGTGCGGGTAGCGATTCCGGCAGCACCGACACGGGCAGCGATGCCGGCAGCGTGGACGGTGGCAGCGCGGATGTGAATCTCGGCAGTCTGGGCGACCTGGCGCTCGGTAGCCTCGCGGCCCCGTTGGGGAGCTTGGCGACGGGCAGCGAGGGTGAGGCGGGGCTGGATCTGGGTAGCCTGGCCGATCTCGGTTCGGGCAGCGATTCCGGTAGTGCTGATTCGAATAGCTCGGGCAGTGGCGATGTCGATCTGGGTAGCTTGACCGACCTTGTGCTCGGCAGCCTCGGGTCCGGCAGTGACAGTGGCGCCGGCCTCGATCTAGGCAGCCTGAGTGACCTGGCGCTCGGTAGCCTTGCGCTCCCGTTGGGGAGCTTGGCGGCGGGCAGCGAGGGTGAGGCGGGGCTGGATCTCGGTAGCCTGGCCGATCTCGGTTCGGGTAGCGATTCGGGCAGCGCGGATTCGGGAAGTGCTGGTGGTAGCGCGGGCAGTGGTAGCACCGATCTGGATCTCGGCAGCTTGGCCGACCTGGCCGCGGGCTCTACCGATTCCGGTAGTGCAGGCGGGCTTGATCTGGGCAGCCTGGGCGAGCTGGCGCTCGGCAGTCTTGCGCTGCCGTTGGGTAGCTTGGCGGCCCCGTTGGGGAGCTTGGCGGCGGGCAGCGAGGGTGAGGCGGGGCTGGATCTCGGTAGCCTGGCCGATCTCGGTGCGGGCAGCGCCGATTCCGGCAGTACCGATTCCGGCAGCGCGGATTCGGGTAGTTCGGGGAGCGGCGACCTCGATCTCGGCAGTCTGGCCGAGTTTGCGCTCGGCAGCCTCGGGTCGGGTAGTGACAGTGGCGGCTCGGGCAGCGGTAGTGCCGGTCTGGATCTGGGCAGTCTGGGCGAGCTGGCATTGGGAAGCCTGGCGCTTCCGTTCGGTAGCCTGGCGCTTCCGGTCGTGGGTAGTGCGGCGGCTCTGGGGAGCACGGGCGACTCCGGAAGCGCAGGAGGTATCGATACCGGTAGTGCGGGGTCCGGAAGTGATTCCGGTAGTGCCGATTCCGGTAGCTCGGGGAGCAGCGATCTCGATCTGGGTAGCCTGGCCGAACTTGCGCTGGGCAGCCTTGGTTCGGGTAGTGACAGTGGCAGCGCGGGAAGTGGTAGCGCCGATCTTGATCTGGGCAGTCTGACTGATCTGGGTGCCGGGAGTGCCGATTCCGGTAGCTCGGGGAGTGGCAGCGCGGGAAGTGGTAGTGCCGATCTGGATCTGGGTAGCTTGGCCGAGCTTGCGCTCGGTAGCCTTGGTTCGGGTAGTGACAGTGGCAGCGCGGGCAGCGGTAGTGCCGGTCTGGATCTGGGCAGTCTGACTGATCTGGGTGCCGGGAGTGCCGATTCCGGTAGTGCGGGCGGGCTGGATCTGGGCAGCTTGGGTGAGCTGGCGTTGGGTAGCCTTGTGCTTCCGTTCGGGAGCTTGGCTCTTCCGGTTGTGGGTAGTGCGGCGGCTCTGGGGAGCACGGGCGACTCGGGCAGCGCGGGCGGTATCGATTCCGGTAGTGCGGGGTCCGGAAGTGATTCCGGTAGTGTCGATTCCGGTAGTGCAACCGGCAGCTCGGGGAGCGGCGATGTCGATCTGGGTAGCTTGGCCGAGCTTGCGCTGGGCAGCCTTGGTTCGGGTAGTGACAGTGGCAGCGCGGGCAGCGGTAGTGCCGGTCTGGATCTGGGCAGTCTGACTGATCTGGGTGCCGGGAGTGCCGATTCCGGTAGTGCGGGCGGGCTGGATCTGGGCAGCTTGGGTGAGCTGGCGTTGGGTAGCCTTGTGCTTCCGTTCGGGAGCTTGGCTCTTCCGGTTGTGGGTAGTGCGGCGGCTCTGGGGAGCACGGGCGACTCGGGCAGCGCGGGCGGTATCGATTCCGGTAGTGCGGGGTCCGGAAGTGATTCCGGTAGTGTCGATTCCGGCAGTTCTGATTCCGGTAGCTCGGGTGGCATCTCGGGGAGTGGCGATATCGACCTCGGCAGCCTCACCGACCTCGCGCTGGGCAGCCTCGACCTGGGTAGCGCGGACGGCGGCAGCGTGGCACCGGACAGCGGCAGCGAGGGCGGATCGGGTAGCGCCGGCGACGCCGGTAGCTCGACGCTCGGCGGTGCAGGACTGGGCAGTGCGGCACTCGGCAGCGCAGTGCCCGTGCTCGGCAGTGCGGCGATCGGTGGCTTGACCCTCGGCAGCGCGCTCGCCGGCGGAGCGACCATCGGGAGCGTGGCACTCGGCAGTGCCCTCGCGGGCGGTGGAACCCTCGGTAGCGGCGGTGCCGCCGGAACCGGAAGCGGTGAAGGCTCCGCACGGGGCGAGGCCGCCGACAGTAACATTCAGGACATCGTCCTTCGCGCCACGGCGCCCGGTGATAGCTTTGCTGCGCAAGGCATCAGCGCGCCGACCGCTCAGACCGAAGTCGGTGTGGCTCGTACCGGTGGCCAGATCTCGGCTGTGCCGGTCGGTGGCGTCGAAGCCGGCGACAAGGGGCTCGCCGACGACGCGCCGGCGCGCGGAGCGCTCCTCGGCACCGCCCTGCTGCTTGCCGCGGCGGCCGGCACAACGGTGGCCGCCGGACGGCATCGTCGCAAGTCGTAG
- a CDS encoding class F sortase, with amino-acid sequence MSATTQSATTAATGAGANLADPSALHPVSISIPAIGVTSDLMMLGLEPDGALEVPPGGHPAGWYSGSPVPGEIGPAIVAGHVDWEGDPGVFYRLHELTPGDEVTATRSDGVTAVFRVASVERFAKASFPTSRVYGDLDHPGLRLITCGGEFDDSVRSYRDNTVVFADLIDQRDSISDAR; translated from the coding sequence GTGTCGGCGACAACGCAATCGGCGACCACAGCGGCAACCGGCGCGGGCGCCAACCTGGCCGACCCCTCGGCCCTGCATCCCGTGAGCATCTCGATTCCGGCAATCGGCGTCACGTCGGATCTCATGATGCTCGGCCTCGAACCCGACGGTGCGCTCGAAGTGCCCCCCGGAGGGCATCCCGCGGGATGGTATTCCGGCTCACCGGTTCCCGGCGAGATCGGCCCGGCCATCGTTGCCGGGCATGTGGATTGGGAGGGCGATCCCGGCGTCTTCTATCGACTCCACGAACTCACGCCAGGCGACGAGGTCACCGCCACCCGAAGCGACGGCGTCACCGCCGTGTTCCGGGTGGCGAGTGTCGAGCGTTTCGCGAAGGCCTCGTTCCCGACGAGCAGGGTGTACGGAGACCTCGACCATCCCGGCCTCAGACTGATCACGTGCGGGGGAGAGTTCGACGACTCCGTTCGCAGCTACCGCGACAACACCGTGGTATTCGCAGATCTCATCGACCAGCGTGACTCGATCTCGGATGCCCGTTGA
- a CDS encoding PLDc N-terminal domain-containing protein, which produces MAKKRWAELSPRRRAVILVLGSVQLSLAATAWTDLATRDPEQVNGSKGKWAAIIAVNFIGPLSYFRWGRRTSA; this is translated from the coding sequence ATGGCGAAGAAACGATGGGCCGAGCTGAGCCCGCGCCGGCGTGCGGTGATACTCGTGCTGGGCTCGGTGCAGTTGAGTCTCGCTGCTACCGCGTGGACGGATCTTGCCACGCGCGACCCCGAGCAGGTCAACGGCAGCAAGGGCAAGTGGGCCGCGATCATCGCGGTGAACTTCATCGGCCCGCTGTCCTACTTCCGCTGGGGCCGGCGCACATCCGCATGA